From the genome of Thermomicrobiales bacterium, one region includes:
- a CDS encoding CDP-alcohol phosphatidyltransferase family protein, which produces MPDRSSPRQIVPRTPDEWIASGRLLLAVLLWYPAILRKPRIVAGGIVLSALSDIADGAVAWLLGNRSNYSRQLDAVADSAVMLSALGWLALARPGRFQPLKRTVLAIAAVASALLSIEWRRHRQFGALHIWSARAAAVVGHVYVLGLLWRGTAPKWLLRLFQTVTVGAMIESAWCILGGHDFDDHSSIPLLKHVLQKKAA; this is translated from the coding sequence TTGCCTGACCGCTCGTCGCCCCGGCAGATCGTTCCGCGAACGCCCGACGAGTGGATCGCGAGCGGGCGGCTATTGCTTGCCGTGCTGCTCTGGTATCCGGCGATCCTTCGGAAGCCGCGCATCGTCGCGGGAGGGATCGTGCTGTCGGCCCTCTCGGACATCGCCGATGGCGCGGTCGCCTGGCTCCTTGGAAATCGTTCGAACTACTCGCGGCAACTCGATGCGGTTGCCGACAGTGCGGTCATGCTTTCCGCATTGGGATGGTTGGCGCTGGCCCGTCCCGGCCGGTTCCAGCCTCTGAAGCGGACCGTGCTGGCAATCGCTGCGGTCGCCAGCGCACTGCTTTCGATCGAATGGCGGCGCCATCGCCAGTTCGGAGCGTTGCACATCTGGTCGGCCCGCGCGGCTGCCGTCGTTGGGCACGTCTATGTGCTCGGCCTCCTCTGGCGTGGGACGGCGCCAAAGTGGCTCCTTCGCTTGTTCCAAACCGTCACCGTCGGGGCCATGATCGAATCGGCGTGGTGCATCCTGGGCGGACATGATTTCGACGACCACAGCTCGATCCCCTTGCTCAAGCACGTGCTGCAGAAGAAAGCAGCATGA
- the kynU gene encoding kynureninase, which produces MPDAGTLEFARSLDSADSLARFRDRFHLLPGKIYMDGNSLGLMAKDSETAILKAIDQWKTLGIDGWMSADAGWFTMGETLGEQMAPLVGADADEVVATGTTTVNQHNLVSTFYHPSDRRRKIVATELDFPSDIYALQSQILLHGGNPDHDLIRVASRDGRTIDESDIIAAMTEDVALVLLPSVLYRSGQLLDIERLAAAARERGIIAGFDCAHSIGAVPHRFDDWGVDFAFWCSYKYLNGGPGSVGALYVNRKHFGVRPGLSGWWGYLKEKQFDMVHDWEGAPGAGAWQISTTPLFYGASMLGSLGIFAEAGIESVRAKSLQMTNYLIELIEASGLTGPDYGYAIGSPREDDRRGGHVAVEHSAAAAIARAIKQRGIVPDFRAPNVIRIAPVALYNSFEDCWQTVQMLREIVDAGEHLVGHQGRELIA; this is translated from the coding sequence ATGCCAGACGCAGGAACGCTCGAATTCGCCCGATCGCTTGACTCCGCCGATTCACTCGCACGTTTCCGTGATCGGTTCCACCTCTTGCCCGGCAAGATCTATATGGATGGCAATTCGCTTGGGCTCATGGCCAAAGACTCGGAAACCGCCATCCTGAAAGCAATCGACCAATGGAAGACACTCGGCATCGACGGCTGGATGTCCGCCGATGCAGGTTGGTTCACCATGGGGGAAACGCTCGGCGAACAGATGGCCCCGCTTGTTGGGGCAGACGCAGACGAGGTGGTCGCCACCGGCACCACCACGGTCAATCAGCACAATCTCGTGTCGACGTTCTATCACCCCAGTGACCGCCGCCGAAAGATCGTGGCTACCGAGCTCGACTTTCCGTCCGACATCTACGCGCTGCAGAGCCAGATCCTTCTGCACGGCGGCAATCCCGATCATGACCTCATTCGGGTTGCGTCGCGAGACGGCCGCACCATCGACGAATCCGACATCATCGCCGCCATGACCGAGGACGTTGCGCTCGTCTTGCTGCCGTCCGTGCTCTACCGATCGGGCCAGCTGCTCGACATCGAACGCCTTGCGGCCGCTGCCCGCGAGCGCGGCATCATCGCCGGGTTCGACTGCGCCCACTCCATCGGCGCAGTCCCTCATCGGTTCGACGACTGGGGTGTCGATTTCGCCTTTTGGTGCTCCTACAAGTACCTCAATGGCGGTCCCGGCAGCGTCGGGGCGCTCTATGTCAACCGAAAGCACTTTGGGGTGCGGCCCGGTCTCTCCGGCTGGTGGGGCTATCTCAAGGAAAAGCAGTTCGACATGGTGCACGATTGGGAAGGAGCGCCCGGAGCCGGCGCCTGGCAGATCAGCACCACACCCCTCTTCTACGGCGCATCGATGCTTGGATCGCTCGGTATCTTTGCCGAGGCCGGTATTGAATCGGTCCGCGCCAAGTCACTGCAGATGACGAATTACCTGATCGAGCTCATCGAAGCCTCTGGCCTGACTGGGCCAGACTACGGCTATGCAATCGGATCGCCACGAGAAGACGATCGCCGTGGCGGGCATGTCGCGGTCGAGCACTCCGCCGCCGCCGCGATCGCCCGAGCGATCAAACAGCGCGGTATCGTTCCCGACTTCCGTGCGCCGAACGTCATCCGTATCGCCCCGGTGGCTCTCTACAACTCGTTCGAAGACTGCTGGCAGACCGTGCAAATGCTGCGCGAGATCGTCGACGCGGGAGAGCACCTGGTCGGTCATCAGGGGAGGGAACTCATTGCCTGA
- a CDS encoding HAD family hydrolase produces MTGLTPQPELVLFDLDDTLCDYAGARVGRLRIAFELAQETSGQDLSLPIDEVVAASIQMQPHGVDHFPELLARYGIDDPNAVSAAARWFVNNRFHGLQLFPDTIETLRSVRTARPHRRLGMITNGPADVQSAKIDLLGLRPFFDFCLISGEFGFWKPDRAIFQEALGLGRTEADLSVMIGDSPEHDMAGAEATGIPTIWMNRHAHPWPIEIPLPTRVAHNLSDVRRLLA; encoded by the coding sequence ATGACGGGCCTGACACCGCAACCTGAGCTCGTGCTCTTCGATCTCGATGACACGTTATGCGACTACGCGGGCGCCCGGGTTGGGCGGTTGCGGATCGCGTTCGAGCTGGCGCAAGAGACGTCTGGGCAGGACCTCAGCCTGCCGATCGACGAGGTGGTGGCCGCATCGATTCAGATGCAACCACATGGAGTCGATCATTTCCCGGAACTGCTCGCCCGCTATGGCATCGACGATCCGAATGCGGTTTCCGCGGCCGCGCGCTGGTTTGTGAACAACCGCTTCCATGGATTGCAGCTCTTCCCCGATACCATCGAGACCTTGCGCTCCGTCCGGACCGCAAGGCCGCACCGCCGGCTTGGCATGATCACGAACGGCCCGGCAGATGTGCAGTCCGCCAAGATCGACCTCCTGGGGTTGCGGCCGTTTTTCGATTTCTGCCTGATCTCCGGCGAATTCGGATTCTGGAAGCCCGATCGAGCGATCTTTCAGGAAGCGCTTGGCCTGGGCCGCACCGAGGCCGACCTGTCGGTGATGATTGGAGACTCGCCCGAGCACGACATGGCTGGCGCTGAGGCAACCGGTATTCCGACGATTTGGATGAATCGACACGCGCACCCATGGCCGATCGAGATCCCGCTCCCGACCCGAGTCGCGCACAACCTGTCCGATGTACGGCGACTCCTTGCCTAG